The window tgtgcgtgtctgtgcgcgtgtgcgtgtctgtctgtcagtcagtcaggcagttgtgagcggtattaaatatgcggggccccctttcttgctacgtggttaatccagcactgtatgcagatgatataaaatgaagaaaatctcctgtacgagttataaaaaacttaaggataagcattgtaagaTTGATAAAAAGCCTAACGTCAAGTAttaataactcgtacaggagattttcttcattttagatcatctgcataccctgtgcatactggCTTTGCACTGCTTGTAGGTATCGGTAGACAGCCCACCCACGCTCAATGATCAGCATTGTGAATCTAAATTACCTTCTTGATTTGTAGTTTCAAAAGTTCGTATAATAGGCTtacttaatttttctttttattttctttgataGCGAAACCTGTTTTAGACGAAAacttttttccctttttttatagtatagtaatacggacggaccaagcaaatggcccaaCGGGTGGTTAGGGAAAACCAACGCCTATAACCGGAGCGACATTTCGAGGGCGTGCAAGGAACGCGTCTTGCAAAATACCACCCTGcgtccatcaaactgaggcgtaggaaCCTCGTGTGCCTGcagttacaccggcaaccacgccattcatATTGGAACACCCACgtttgtaacaatgctgcttggcggcagaaaaaaccatggcggtagtacttacccagacaagctctgtcacaaacagctTTACTAATATTGGGACTCAGATAGACAAAAATTGTAAGGAAATAAAGGTCACTTCTTTGACATTACTGACTTATTAGTATTTGTAGTCAGGTAACCCACCAACgcgtatttaaatatttatctatcgttgtcatagtatatttatcactgtttactcattatagatatatatttatatttaaattatataaatatttattatattatttttatgtattttgtatatatagtatattcaaatgttattgtattagtatgtagaattttgttattatttagatatattaaatatacttagtagttatgaagtatattgtacctttatttgacctataccacaatttaatcatcttactcacatcctggggtagctggaagagatctcttatagagataagctttcctttgtacacttcatgtatcttatgttcacaataacaatttatggtacataaataataaataaataaataaaatatggtatgttaaaatatcaatagtattgttgtatttgtgtagtctggtttatgtattattatgtagatatttgtatgtatgtactaaatagtgtacctcacctattcgtttttctttttagtgtttctaatcctaaggttgcctggcagagatcgctacttagcgatataaaatgaagaaaatctccagtacgagttattaatacttaaggttaggctGTTTATCAAtcttacaatgcttatccttaagttttttataactcgtacaggagattttcttcattttatatcatctgcatacagtgccggattaaccacgtagcaagaaAGGGGGCCCCGCATATTTTATACCGCTCACaactgcctgactgactgacagacagacacgcacacgccttttgtatcctgcttcatttttcatgttttttttttgtctcgtttttctgagtggtgtacaaataaagagtataaataaataaaacgcgcATTGCAGGTCTAAGCTATCTTCTTTCCTTTGTAAGAGAAGCCTTGTGCTGAACTGGGAGATATATAAACGTTGACTGTAAGGAAATAAAGGTTACTTTTTGAGCCATCGCTACTTTTAAGCATTCGTAGTCaaatagcccaccaacccgcattgaatcAGCAGTTAGGATCTTAGCTTTTCTTCTTTTCTGTGATAAAAAAGCCTTCTGCTCATCTGGGTTCAGATGAACTATAATTAcgataattttcattatatatttttttgttttagttcgAATATGACTTATGCtttaatacgattttatttttgattatttaatatgtaactatttgtaagctcactgcttAAATAATAGTGCACGCCTGAAATGGCAAACTGTAAGCCCCAAACTTTTAGCTCATAAGACCATTATATGTacacagtttatgcaataaatgaattatgaattaagaACGGAAATTGTAAGGAAATAAAGGTAAAAGTAAAATAGCATTCCAACGGGCATTGACGCAGCATTTACGAGTTGCTAAACTCTTAATCTCTCTTGCTGTATCAGTGggacagataaataaaattatcttaatattGTACCAAATAACTCAAACACTCGAGTTGTTATTTGTTTCATGTATGTGTGTTTATTTcggtattttaaaaatcatgaaCTCTTTATTTTTCCGGGACAAAATGTAACCTGTGGCCGGCTCCAGGTCGCAaactatttatatgaaaattttcacCAAGATAAGTTAAGCGGTCAATCCATGCATAGGTAACGGATGCTATTTGTATAATCCCTTGGGTAACtttaccagcagcttttccgggatataTAGCTGCTACCCGTGACTTCGtatgcgtttgtttttgtttttaataaatacatgctacgacaatacacacatcgccacctagccccaaagtaagcgtagcttctgttatgggactaagaatactgaatatttttatgaataacatacatagatacttacaatatacatataaacacccagacactgaaaaacattaaagttcatcacacaaacattttccagttgtgggaccacggccttggactcagaaagcagggtcactgcccactgcgccaatcagccgtcttaaaaagttttaaaaagaactttttcaaAGTTAAGTGTAGATTTAAAAACAACTATTTTTTTGGGTGTAGtccttcaattcttatactcgcaataacttctacattaaaaagtaattcaGTCCTATACTCATACcattgatgataaaactatgtatttgaataagaattgatactgcgatactaatataacccacttttgtttctgcGGGAgttctaataacattttagaaCAAGAAAACTGCCATTGTGACTTAGCTGTAATAATTAATCTATTCCTTCGCGggcttttttgtaggtaataatcataagtaggtactttaataacGTAGAAGCATTTTCTTAAAAATCTCcaattttattgaaaagaaattatagcctttgttactccgTGTTAGTTCAGCATTCTTTTGGCgacaaaatggttaaaatcagaTCAGTGCTTTCGGAgtctattcggtacaaacaaacaaaaaaaaaaatcctcttgataatattagtatagtcaTATATGAATGCAAGCCTATATAGGCTTTCTTACACGCTTTTACTTGATCTACTGCAGTTGGGcacagtaaataattaaataaaaccatttttgttttaaaatttcagGTTTATTCTGCACACCTAAATTTTTTTCGGTACACATGTACAAAACCGTTTTTAAACTCAGAACTCCGTTACTTATAaaccaatttatatttttcttttttagtagGTTTTAAGGTATACATTCAGATTGCTTTCATAGAAATTTTATCATATTCGGTTTACGCGTTTGGTTTTCAATCAAAATAAATGGATACAATAAACTTCTACCGTATAGATAAAAACATTGCATTAGCTACAGTAAAGtcggtttatattttttaaatcctgccgcatggtgacggcagatcagaatacagttgtcaccgatCCGTCCTCTCCCCGCAACGGTGTCTTACGAGGTGACTAAGTGAGAAAAACGGGGGACTACTATCTACGGCGATCACCAGCTCGTCTgcccataaaattttaaatgagcATGGAAAAGACATACCCTCCTTTTGGcataggcctttagtccagagGTGAACCGTTATAGACTACTGatgattattgtaattttaatatctaaCAACCACACTTTACTGAATAATCCTGCACTTAAAATCATAGATTAAAGCGAAACTCTGCAATAACCAAGCCAATCGGGTCTATAACCGATCGGACACTGCCACGGTACAGACAAAACAAACTTCGAATGTTTCGGCTCAACACAATTCCCATCTTCATCCCTTATTAATCCATCCCCACAATCACTAACACTATCTGGAAATTCCAAACTTCCATTTCCTTGCAATTTGCCATGATATTTCGGTTCTATAATTTCTACATCGTCGTTTGGATTACTCATAGCTTcagtttcatttttaattattccaatTTTACTTGTAGTGTCATCAGTtcctttatttactttagtctCGCTATAATTACTTCTCATTTTatcaaatacatatattttgtatgcCTCTAATACACGACTGACTGCTTTAACCAAAAAACTTGTAGTTTCCTCGGGCGGTTTGCTTATGTGTTTTATGGTATCAACTTTCTTATATGAAAACATTTCCTTCACAAGAACATCAGCCAGAATTTCGCTCCACGTCGTAGTTTGAGTTGAATTTCTCGAATCGCGTTCCTGCAAATTTTGTAGTTTCCTTAATATAACCGCTTGTCTATCAAAGTCTTTGTGGTCGCTTGTATTCTGAACGTAGAAGCAATTTGTATCACTTATAATAATGAGAGCACAGTATAATGTAAGCGCGGTGTTCattgttttttcatttgtattttcCACGATAGGCCGCGGTACACAATAGAACTAACGTACGATGAGGTTGAACTTTTGCAGATAATATTGATAAGAAGTACCGTTAGGTAGTACAGTCATGAACAAAATATTATCGAATTTTGCAACAGTATCATCGGCAGCGTTTCAATATCCCACCACTGGGTAAAAAGAAACGGctattttgtaatttctttacAAATAAGCCACTGTATACTATCTCATCACGCGATAAGTGTATGGGTCTAAAATAGCAGTAGACTAACCTTTTAGTTGTATGTcagtaatcagtggcgtgcacgtcctatatgcacaaaagcattgcttacctttaaaattttatagaacTAACTAATTGTATTAAAGGATTATTTTACCACTTCCACAAACTACAGCTACTGCGCCGTGAGGTTGATAAACCCGCCGCTCTGCTACAGTGTGAGTATGCGGGCTTCTTAGATTAACGAGATCTGCAAGATCGGGAGGTGGGTCAACTTCAATCTCCCAACTCCAAATTGGGACTAACAATATCTTGTCGTCTTTTGCCGTTGTGAGAAAACacaatacctaattattttggCCTAAACAGAGATCGAGTGAtacgatattaaaaaatgcatGAAAAGACCATCGaggtatacaatatttattttctctattactataaaagtaaatatttggCTAAAGTAAGGCCTAAATTAAAACGAACGACTTGACCAAAGTGACTGGAACTATAAATACTCCAGTAATATTTTGTCACCGCTCCTTGGCTTAGAAAATCGGACGAAGTAACCTAAAGTACACTCGACAGCGTAATTTATAACCCATATTAGATAAAAAAGCGTGGCAAGTGGCCAACACGCCCGTAGGTGTAAGGCCGTCAGTTGTAATGTATATTCGTGTAACATTATACGTGACGTCGCCACATAAAGACGTTGCCAAgtttttactagctgtttaaCTCGTGTTTTATTTCCCTTAAAATTCTAGTATTCTCTTCCTGTAGTGTAATAACCGTATAACCGttgaaatttatataaagtgGCGGAAATTATTTTTCTTGGCAGCACTGTTGCGCTATTAGACTGCGCTATATCACGTAGTGTTTTATGCAGGAACTTTTTATTTATCCGGGAAGGAAACTAGTCAAATAACTGCGAGtgcaatattttgtttaaacacTTAACACTTTTAAGCGGTTAAactatcataattttttattccgctacaaccTGGATCACAATCCCACCTGGTTGTGATGGTCCAAACACAGATCTAACCGCTGCGACAGGAGGTTGTCAAACACCAATAATTCAACTCACAACTGAATCAGCGCCATCTCTTAGAATGCTCATGAACTTagtataatttaagttattcaACTTCGTCAAAACGATTATTTACGGGTATACCTATCAACTGTGAAGAGATCGCTTGTAATATACAGTTGAATGCTCCAGTCAAATACCCGACGATCTTTGGtaattaaagaagaaaaaatgattaatttaagtacctaccgattcaaatatgttttatgcTGAATGAAACAACGATGATTGAATTGATAACTTCGCCGCAACTCGCCTTACATTCGAAATAAGATGCACGTGCTTATAATCAGAACCTTGAATAATAACgtgaaataaatttgtaattatgattttttctgACCCCAAACTAattaactgtttaaaaaaacattaaattcacCATTGTGGAtgatttgaagaaaaaaatcactGTGCGCTCGAGTGTACTAGACATCATAACACAGATAAAATTGAAGACtatcaaaaagtaaatattgGCGGAGTGACGTTTCACTTACCGGTTTATTATGGTGGAAATAACCTTATCAGATTCTTTGGAGTGCCTAAAAATGTATCAAGGACGTTTGggaaattgatatcgatagcaTTGTTGTATTTCTTGAAAATGTTGCAATAATACATCACTTTACACTAGCGGTACCTCGCGCCTTCGGCCGCGTACGCTTCCTTCATTTTCCAAgttaattttgttaagtttaatttctaTACAAACATGCACCTGAAAAAGCTAGACACTGGTGCCAATTCTGTGGTACATGTTATGTATACCAGTACATATAAGTGCGGTGCTAGGTGCGGTCATCTAGCTACCTTACCGACGAAAAATTGGACGGATTATATAAACCTTAATATAAATGCTAGGCTAGCTTGCTACCGCTGCGGCGTAGACGGGTGGGAAGACGACGGCGGCAATCTGCCGCTCGCCAGCTTCTCTTGGGATGAggcgggtagctattgggctagctacccgtcatTACACAAACCTCTCTACGGTCTGAGGGGGGGTTCAACCAGTACTGATCCCGTTAGCACGGGAGTCCCAGCAATCGGTAGGGGTGTTTGGTAGACGTTCGGGAGTTTTTATTTTGGGTTTACCCTCTTTAGAGTCCCACATatcctccgtcctgcccaagggtcggagagagcaataaagtattccaccacgccaaaaaaaaagctagtttgctaccatcttagactcacTAACGGCTAACTAGtaggtagtggaataaaaaaaaactagccgaCAGAAGCGAATTACAAGTTTGTacttacttcttcttcttctgcttgcgggtcaggttcgcctggtccctggtgtcacgtcgactggctacgatctattgtgacactactgtctagatctcccagcaagaaTTGGTCGCTGCCAGGaatagcagcactttccttgctggaagaagttTACCATCTTCTGGTTGTGTTATATACAGTTATACAGTTTTTGCAGAGTCCATAGACGTGTAAGTACCAGTTGGTGCTGAGTCGGTCTTTCTCCTCTGCTCCTTGTTTGATTGACCAGAGGTTGAAGGAGGAAGGTGATTGGTTTAACATGTTAATATCCATGCAAGTCCCACGAGTAGCTAGGGAAATAATCTGTCGCAAGGCCTCAGAGCCCCGCATGAGACCCGAAGGGCAAGAAACTACCTCGATTTGCCCCGGTTTCGAGGAGACTCCGTTTAAGACTGAATAACCCATCAGCCATTCATCCATCGGCACGGCCCGTGTGACCTTGGATTGGGGATTTTTGGACAGAGGGGTTTACTACCCCAAAAACTGGTACTTACttagttagctcttgactgcaatctcaccgtcTGGtaagcctaagatggtagctggctaatcTTGTAAGGGTgtggcaattataatattaaaccaatacctcTAATTGATGTCTATGCTACCTCACACCGGAACGCCTCGGAACAAAGACTTTGTAGTAGAAAggctcttttttttgtattggcaGTTAGGTAGATGTAGCTATTTGTTTTCTATTGGTAACTATTTTATTGGTACAGAGGTAGCCAAGACTATAGCAGACTAGAGAAAgttcagaattttttttttaatttcatcgtcatcatgtcaaccaatggactgctacacataggtattttgtagggagatcCAAATACCACTGTCTTGTGCCGCGTGGGTCCAACGGCCCCTCCCCGTCGGGgctctaccaacgctgcgtttacctgtgtgTGGTCGAACCGGACTCCAGCACTTTTGAacccaaacgtccatcggttcttcgagccaTATGCCCCACCCATacccactttagcttcgcgactctttgattTATGACGGTAACTCTGGTTGTTCTGCGGATCATTCTTATTAAATTGTATGTTGGAAATAAAGGCATCTTGTTTTTCTCCCAATGCTTGGATCCAAGTTCATATATCATCTGAAATATGGAAGAATGAGAAAGCGGAAGACGGAAAAAGGAAAGGTAGGGCGTTTCCGATCTTCGCTATGCACATTAAAACGAGTTAGCAAAACGCTTTCTCGCGTGTCAATAGGATATCAACTGTGTAACATTTCTTTTCATTCatgtgtatgtaatatatttttgggTCACAATACTTTAATCTACAGGAAtgttataaagctgaagagtatgTTTGGTTGAATGCACAACCTACGGAACTACTGGTTCGAATtgaaatggattttttttttcgtctatatcattaaaaaaaaaagataaatgggcatttgtctttttttttttaatgtttatagacaagcgcttgactgcaatcacagctgatggtaagcgatgatgcagcctgagGTGAAGTGCCCTTGCCTAGAATATGCCTAttctatatttctatatatttggAGTCCATTTATCaagaaagaatattataatattcccataccagctgttgtccgcgttcttcaaccacatttattacagtttttagcaaatccagtgggaaccgtttgttttcctgaaatCAAAAAGCCCATGCTTCTTTCCGTCTTTTCAATTAACTGAAtgcctattttttaattttaaaaaactttaaaattactcagcaaccaatcaacttcagACTGGTgtcttagttagggcgttaaggaagaacaaaaaaatttgaatttagaaaataCTAACTTTGGTCTTAAAGACTTAGTAAGCATTAGACGTTACGTAAAAATGTACCTAgcgagaaaattcaaaattcccgTCAGGTATCCGGTGAAAATTTTCCATGGAAAACTAGTCTTTTAATTCTGTTCACATTCaataaggaaaaaatatttcCGTCGCTCAAAGGACTTTGTCCAAAGGCGAGTCCCGAAGCCGTGAAATTGGATTGACGGCACGCACAGAGTATTATACCTACGTTTCGCAACGAGAGTGGTTATTGTGGGATACTGCAGTATACACTATGGCCGATTTGTCGACCTCCCCGGCTAAGTGGTGAGGCTTGTGGTTTTGTAAATGGGAGGTCTCACGTTTGAATCCTTACGGGAATATATAATGAATTAACAGATAGTACCACATTTTTTTAGAATGGagggaatttttatttaactatactcTATGTACTCTGTAGTTCGCGTGTAATGCGAGGTGATAAGCATTCCTAATTCACCAAAGCAAGATAGCGTTGTCAGAACGAACAGAAATTTGTTCAAATACGATTCGAATGCAGtatgtttctttattcaaatcatGACAAACCATAAGCTTTAAAGAGTAgtgtgaaaaagaaaaaaaaaggaaaatattagGAATGCAATTATTGatcaatttcaaataatattttggaaCTCGAATTATTGTAAACTACGAGTACATTGTACATTTAGATACAATGTAAGATGAATGACTACAAAGTAAACGTAAGATATAATGTTTACTTTGGAACCATGTAGAGGTTTAACGAAATTATTAGAATTCGAAATTCGCATCgttctaaattcaaatcaatCTTTCGATGAGTGAACTAAGTTGACTTTTGCTCACTGGTTTTAAGCGACAAAGGAGTAATTTTTGAGCTAGTGAGGTGAAAAGTATTTTGCTTCATCCACGCTCAAGCCTCAAAGCTCTTTG of the Pararge aegeria chromosome 10, ilParAegt1.1, whole genome shotgun sequence genome contains:
- the LOC120626902 gene encoding uncharacterized protein LOC120626902 is translated as MNTALTLYCALIIISDTNCFYVQNTSDHKDFDRQAVILRKLQNLQERDSRNSTQTTTWSEILADVLVKEMFSYKKVDTIKHISKPPEETTSFLVKAVSRVLEAYKIYVFDKMRSNYSETKVNKGTDDTTSKIGIIKNETEAMSNPNDDVEIIEPKYHGKLQGNGSLEFPDSVSDCGDGLIRDEDGNCVEPKHSKFVLSVPWQCPIGYRPDWLGYCRVSL